Within the Pirellulales bacterium genome, the region TCTCTCAAACGCGACGGCAAGCTGCCACCGCTGCACCTGGCCGAGTGTTTTCCAATCCCGCCCGAGGATGTGCTCGAAATCTGGGAGCAAGCCCGCTTCGATCTCCTGCGCCGAAACGGCTCGGCCGGTTTTGAACTTGCCAATGTCATTCTTTTCAAGAACGGCAGCTTCGTCGCCGAGCATGTATCGAGCGAGCAAGCCACCGATAAACCTTCCTTGTTTGATGGACTCTGAATTCTCGCTCATTTCCACGACCGAATCGCTCGTATCACTTCTTCCATGCTGTGTGGCCGCTTACTTCGTGGCGGCTGCACCGCAGCCACCGCGATCTCACGCACCGATTTCGGGAGCCGGACACCTTCAAGTGCCGCCAGTTCGCCGCCCACCTCGGGAACCGATCCTGTTGCGGCATGCACCAGGATTCGTCCCCAGCTATAAACATCGATCTCCGGTCCCAAGTCTTCGCCGCCGGCGGCAACTTCGGGAGCCCGATATGGATCGTTTCCCCAGTCGGATCTCGCCACAACCGTGGGCCAGTTGCCGAGCATCTTTGCCAACTCGAAGTCGGTGAGCACGGGGATGTTGTTCTCCGCACGCACGATGATCTGCGCCGGGGACAACTCCCGTCGCAGAATGCCATGCCGATGCAGGGCGACAAGTCCGTCGGCGATGCCACGCATGGTTTGGGCCAATCGCTCTCCTTCCAGTCGTGACCCGTTCAACACTTCCGCGAGCGTCCGACCTTCGATCCAGCGATCGATCACCCACCAGTCACGACCGTTCGGATCGGGAAGTGCCGTGATGTTGTCGGCGATACGAGGATGAGGGCCGACTTCGTGACAGACCTTGGGATGACGCTTGAGGTGCTCGGCGAGATCGATTCGATCGCGGTCCGACAGTCCGCTCATATCGTAGAGCTTCCCTCGCCCCCGACGTTCCTCCAGATGCCGATGTCGAACCTCGAAGACCTTATATTGCAATCCGTTGGTCGCCTCGATCCAGCGGCTCAGCTCGGTGACGATCTCCCAGTCGCCGACGATTGGCCGCGCTCCATTCACCGTGCCGTTCAGTCCGATGAGCGAGCCCGGCAATAGAATGTCGTTCAATTCGATGTCGGCGTTCTCGCACCACCGTAGCAGTGTCGCCATCTGGAAGCTTCCGCCGCGAATCGCTTGCCGAAGCCGCTTCAGGCTGGTTCCGAGGGTCTCCGCTTGAATCTCAGGTTTGTGTAGTCCCTTGTCCCAGAGCGCACGTCGAAGTTTTTCGCCGTCGATCGGCGTCAGCGATTTTCGCGATGTGTTGACTTTCTCTATCACGCGATCTCTCTCCATCGCCCCACCCCCTAACCGGTCCCTAAAGGCGCCGTGTCAATCTTTTTGACCTTGGGTTGAATGACACCAGCGGGCGCAACTGGCCCCGCTTCGACTCATTGTGACGTTCGGCGTTCCCGGAGTCAGGTGCCATTTTAGGGCCAGATTCGCCGCAGCCGTCGTGCCACGATCAGGTCGGTTCGCACTTCGGTTCGTGTGGAAGGAGAAAACAAAGATGCGTGACCTTCAACGGGCAAGTATGCCCGAGCAATCGTCGGGCGTGACGACCTTGCTCATCTCCGCTGATGAGCTGGCGACGATCCTCGGCACCTCGAAACGCACCGTCTGGCGACTGCTCTCTGCCGGCCTGTTACCACGACCCGTTCACCTCGGAAAGAGCACCCGCTGGCGGCTCGACGAGGTCCACCGTTGGATCGACTCGGGTTGCCCTACTGCGAACAATTCTCCAACCGCGACACGCCGAAACCGGAAGGAAGGTTAATGGCCACCATCTTCAAGAGAGCCCGGGACAAGAAGAACCGACAGGCCGTCTATTGGATTCAGTATTTCGACGAACAGGGAAAGCGCCGTCAGGTCAAAGGCTTCACCGACCGTGCCTTGTCCGCGGAGCTGGCGGCGAAGCTCGAATCCGAAGTCCGAGCCCGAACGTCCGGGCTGGTGGACCCTGATTTGGAACGGGCATCCGATCAGCGGCGGCTCCCGATCGACAGTCACATCAAGGCCTTCCGCAAAGCCATTGGCCACAATACGTCGAAATATGTCAGCCTGGTGACGAACCGCGTGAGCAAAGTGCTCAGCGGTTGCAAATTCGAGTGCCTGGCCGATGTCGACCGCGAGGCCATCGTCGATTACCTCGCCGAACTCCGCCAGGAGAAGAACCTCGGCAACCGTAGCTACAACCACTACGGCGATGCCCTGGACGCCTTCGGCAAATGGCTGGTCAGCGACAAGCGGTCGCTATTCAACCCGTTCGACAACTTGCCCAGGCTGAATGCCGAGGTAGATATTCGCCACAAGCGGCGTGCGTTGTCGCCGGAAGATGTAACCAAGCTCATCGAGGCCGCCCGAGCGAGTAAGAAGCTGGTCCAACTCTATCCCGGAGAACTCCGGGCAAGACTCTATTTGATGGCGTTTTTGACGGGCCTTCGCCGCAGAGAACTCGCCAGCCTGACCTCCAAGAACTTTACGCTCGACGACGAGCAGCCGATCGTCGTCGTCGAAGCGGCATTCTCGAAGCACCGACGCAAGGACACGCTTCCGTTGCACCCGGAACTTATCTTGCTCCTGCGGACTTGGCTGCCAACGCTCGGCCCGGACGAGCCGCTTTTTCCGAAGCTCGCCAAGAAGAAGACCTACACGATGGTCCAGAAAGACCTGAAAGCGGCCGGGATCCCTTACGAGACGGCCGAGGGGCTAGCCGACTTCCATGCCGCCGGTCGGCACTCCCACATCACCGGGCTATTGAAGAACGGAGCCAGCGTCACCGAGGCCAAGGAACTCGCCCGACATACCGACGTGCGGATGACCATGAAATACACCCACGTGGGGCTGAAAGACCAGGCGCGGGCCTTGGCCAACCTCCCCTCGCCCACCCTCAAGCCGGGAGAAGACGGGAACACCGTGGCGGCATCGCATTCGACCGGCAACGGGCAAAAAATGAACGGGCCAGCCCCGGTGAACGGCAGATCACTGGCTGCACATAGGCTGCAGTTATGTAGCTCAGATGGGCATTCTGGGTCGTCGTCTGACACCGAAGGAAAAAACGGCTCTCGGCCCAGAAACGACGCAAGCCCTTCGGAGGAAGGGCTTTTGGCGTCGGATGACTCCGAGAGTCACCCGGTGGCAGCAATGGTAAAAAGTGGAGGCGGCGGGAATCGAACCCCCATTCGATTCTGGCGTAACTGGCCACGCCTTTTGCGATTGCGTCAACGGCCAACACCCCCGCGCTGCACGTGCGCTGCAGTTGATGCGCGCCAATCGGCAGGGTTTGGCGTCGGATGACGCTCATTGCCAAAGTGTCCACCTGCCTCCTGAAGTGATTCGAATCGCGGAATTGTGGACGCATCTACCATGGCACATTCGAGAGACAATCCAGACGCTTGTCGAAACCGCCGATTCTTCTCGCACGGCAAAGGCAGGGGGAAGCCGGCTTTGAGACAATTAGCCGACGACCAAATCCGCCGAAACTGTCAAGGCTAAGTTTACCTAGTTTTTCGACGTTTCGTGTGAACCCTTGAAGGATGCTCGCAGACTTTGCAGACGCCACTTGCATTTGGGCCCTCGATGTTAGCCTCTGCATTGATCGAGATCACCTTACCCGAACCAGTTAAGAGATCATTTACTTGCTGTTCAAACTGCCTCTTTGAAACGGCATACATCCCTCCCCGAGCACCTTCGAATTGGCAGTTCCAAGCCGCAAGTGCCTGGCCAAAACGGATTCCATCAGCAATCTGCTTGTCGGTAGACTTCGAGAAACTGGCAAAACCGCTTGCCGCGACTTTTGACAGTAGCCCGGCGGTGCACCAATCGCCGGAGCCTGCCGTATCCTTTACCCCGTCGATAGAGAATGCTTTCGATTCGACCCAAGTACCCAGTCCTTTGCCTCGACTTCGCCAGCGGTATCGAAGCCCGGCATCGCCGAGTGTTTCGATGAGAAGTCTTGGATTGGATTCTACGTCGACTTCCGGGAAGTCGCCCAATCGTTCATGCGAATACTTCACGACATGGGCAATCTCCCATGCCTGACCGAACAAAATCGGATTCCCGATACCTGACGGCTCGAATACCACAAGCGCGCCACTTTGCGCGGCCGATTTTGCGAGTGCGATAGCGCCTGCAGAGACACGATCAAAGAAGAAGACGCTAACTTGCTTGAGCTTTGGAGCAATGGACTCGGCAACCGTAAGTAGCTCCGGTTTGTAGCTTGGGTAGCGTGCTCCACACGATGCGCACCGCCACGAGAACGAGTGAGTCACGCGGCCAGAAGCATCTCTGGCGATGCGATGAACGATAATGGGGGTGCTGCCATCATTCTCAACGCGCACAAATCGCTCTGAGACCCCCCAGTGCCTCAGGTCGGCGAGTAGGAGTTCTGTTGCGCGGTCGTCGGCTAAGCGGGCGATCGGCTGGACCTTCCAGCCGAGATATCGAAGCGCGATGAGGACATTGCCGCAGGTACCGCCAGCCCAGTGTCGAACCGGCACCGAGGGGTCGGCACTAGTCACTTCGTCCAGTGCGACAAGTCCTGTCCCGACGGCCAGCGGTTGGCTGAAGCGTTTAGTGTTCGAGGTTTTCTTGGTCATTTCTGTGTGGCCTCCTTGCCATGTCCGTCCCCATACGCATCGCCATGTAACCAGATATGCACCAATTCGTCAGGAACGGCAACCGAATCAGCTCGGGATGCATCCAGAGTATAACCGATTGCTTCGACGTGGAGAATCGTAAAGTCGTCGCGTTCCAGGGCCGCCATGAGCGCGCCGAGGGAGAGTGCTTTGCTGCCCAGCGGCGAGAGGATGATCTGAGACCCTCCGACACTCGCAAATACGCGGCGTCGGGCATCGTCGATTCGCAAAATCGTCCGGTAAAGATCAAGCGGGCTCTTCTCATCCGCGTAGATCAGGTCGCGAACGTCAACCGACCAAGCCAACTGCAACTCCTCGGCAAACTCTTCGATCAGTTCGTCAGGTAACCGGGGCTGGGAGGATGGAAACGGGAGTATGGGACAGACCACTGTATCTTCCTGGACATTGCGCAGCATCTGAAAGATACGACTGAGCACGGGACGTTTGCCGCGTCCGAGTTGCGGCATCCAGAGAATTGCAGCGCGTGATTTCTCATCGAGTCCCCAGCCACCTCGAAAACCGTGAATCGGAGCTACTGTATCGGAAGGATTCGAAGAGACGGCGTCATCGATTTGTGGATTGTGGCAAGCAATAACATGCAGATTCGCTACTGGCCCTGACATTGTAGAGAGCACATCAATGAAATGCTTTATGATCGGAAAGGCGACACCGATCGACAGGGCGCTCATATCTACAAAGACATCTGTGATGCCATCAAGCGATTGGCCGGTCATCAGTTTTGCGGCCTCTCGACCTCCGATGATTGCATTGTCGCGCGCAAAAATCTGGATCGCGTGCTCTCTGGCCAAGGGAAATTTAGCCATAAGTTGGTCCCGATGGTGTACTGCTCGTGCAACTAATTCGGCAACCGGATTGGGCCTTTCCTCCCGAATTAAAATTGCCCGAGTGGCTTGCTGGAGTGATTCGGGGAATAGCGGGGCAATTCGGACTGATCGCGGATCAAAACCGGCACCGGCAATCAAGAGCACACTTCGCCCTACTTGCGCCAGATAGTCCCGCAGGAATGCGTCGGCGTGACTGCCCCGATGATACACACAAGGCTCCCATTTCCTGTTGCGCATCATCCGTTGCTCTCCTCAAGCATCTTGCCGAGTTCGGCGGTAGTTCCCTCCAAGAATCCTCCTCGTTTAAGCGTCAATCCTTCGGCGAGGCATACCGGTCCTCCCAATTCGAGTAAGCACCATTCCTTGTTTTTGCATTCGTACTGGGGAACTACGAGGACGGCGTTATAGGCGACGGCAAATTGCACTACGCTCGCCAGTTCGGAATTCGATCCGGCGAGGCTTTCGAAGTCAGACTGAAGAACGCCGTAGCCGTTCGGTGTCAGCCAGCCGTTGGGTTGAAGCGTTGTCTCAACACACTTCCTTGCGATTCCGGTTACGAGCTTGCGAACCTTGTCGGCATAAGGAAAATTCCAAGCCTCAACAATCCGACGCCCTCGCTCGCGCAAGAGGCGATGCTGCGTGCCAGCATCAAGAACTGGAGGCTTTGAACGGATAACTTGTGTCGCAATGGTGTCCACTAAGATCGCACTGAGCTGAAGGAACAACTCTGCATTCTCGGAGCTAGCATCACATAGGTCGTCAGCGCCGAAATAAAAGGGACGCTCGAAGCGATGCAGCAGGTGAAGTCGCGCAGCTTCATAAACTCCCTGGTTGGCAACGAGCGGCCTCGATGGTTCTGGGTCTTCGTCGCCGAAGAGCGTTGCCTGACTCTTCGTGCGAATGACATACCGATGCAGAAGGATCGCCAGCATTGCTAGTCGTATATCTTCTGTGAGCGCAGCGGCCTTTCGGAACTCATTTATCGTTGCCTCAAGCTCAGCTCGTCGGGCGTCAGTAACCTTCAGTCGACTCTGCATGGACGCAACGTGCTTGGCCAGCTCTACCAGTCTTGAATTTGAAATCTGTTCTGCTTCTTCACTGAGTAAGCTGCCGATGTCGACAAGGCGGCGTGTCCCCAACAGGGAGTGCTTCTCGAGGTATCGGTGCGCCATATCGCGAGCCATTCGCCGAAAGGTGTTGCGCTGGTC harbors:
- a CDS encoding site-specific integrase, with the translated sequence MATIFKRARDKKNRQAVYWIQYFDEQGKRRQVKGFTDRALSAELAAKLESEVRARTSGLVDPDLERASDQRRLPIDSHIKAFRKAIGHNTSKYVSLVTNRVSKVLSGCKFECLADVDREAIVDYLAELRQEKNLGNRSYNHYGDALDAFGKWLVSDKRSLFNPFDNLPRLNAEVDIRHKRRALSPEDVTKLIEAARASKKLVQLYPGELRARLYLMAFLTGLRRRELASLTSKNFTLDDEQPIVVVEAAFSKHRRKDTLPLHPELILLLRTWLPTLGPDEPLFPKLAKKKTYTMVQKDLKAAGIPYETAEGLADFHAAGRHSHITGLLKNGASVTEAKELARHTDVRMTMKYTHVGLKDQARALANLPSPTLKPGEDGNTVAASHSTGNGQKMNGPAPVNGRSLAAHRLQLCSSDGHSGSSSDTEGKNGSRPRNDASPSEEGLLASDDSESHPVAAMVKSGGGGNRTPIRFWRNWPRLLRLRQRPTPPRCTCAAVDARQSAGFGVG
- a CDS encoding protein kinase, encoding MATLLRWCENADIELNDILLPGSLIGLNGTVNGARPIVGDWEIVTELSRWIEATNGLQYKVFEVRHRHLEERRGRGKLYDMSGLSDRDRIDLAEHLKRHPKVCHEVGPHPRIADNITALPDPNGRDWWVIDRWIEGRTLAEVLNGSRLEGERLAQTMRGIADGLVALHRHGILRRELSPAQIIVRAENNIPVLTDFELAKMLGNWPTVVARSDWGNDPYRAPEVAAGGEDLGPEIDVYSWGRILVHAATGSVPEVGGELAALEGVRLPKSVREIAVAAVQPPRSKRPHSMEEVIRAIRSWK
- a CDS encoding helix-turn-helix domain-containing protein, yielding MRDLQRASMPEQSSGVTTLLISADELATILGTSKRTVWRLLSAGLLPRPVHLGKSTRWRLDEVHRWIDSGCPTANNSPTATRRNRKEG